DNA sequence from the Oceanibaculum nanhaiense genome:
GGAAGGCCATCTGCGCAGCGTGATCGCCATGATGGATGAGGGACGGCCCTGCGTCCTCCTCACCCAGCAGCTTCATGCGGTGGAGCGCGCGATCAGCGAGGCCAAGCGCGTCCTGATCCGCGACCATATCGACCATTGCCTGGACAGCGCGGTGGCCGGCGACGG
Encoded proteins:
- a CDS encoding metal-sensing transcriptional repressor, yielding MNAHGSHHHHDDILKRLRRAEGHLRSVIAMMDEGRPCVLLTQQLHAVERAISEAKRVLIRDHIDHCLDSAVAGDG